In Pseudosulfitobacter pseudonitzschiae, the sequence AGGTTGAAGGCGCTGCCCACAGCCCCCGCACGGCCCCGGACCATGACGCTGCCGACTTCGGGTGTGCGCAGAACGCTGTGCTCGGGGGCCAGCGCGGCACCGGTCCAAAGGGCGTCCAGATCCGCCGCGCGGCAGCGGGCCAGCAGGCCCAGCCATGCTTTGCGGGCTGCGTTCGGGTCGATCGTTTCATTCATGTAGACACCTTGCCGATTTGTCTAGTTTACTATACAACTAGACAAATATATCCGCGATTCTGTTCCGTTCCGCAATCCCCAGCTTTGTGAAGATTTGGTGACACCCATGGCCCGCACCCCGATCTGGCAATCCATCGCCGCCCATCTGCGCGATGAAATCACCGCAGGGCAGTTCGCCCAAGGCGACAAGCTGCCGACCGAGGCGGCGCTGTCCGCGCGCTTTGGCGTCAACCGTCACACGGTGCGCCACGCGCTGGGAGCGCTGGCCGAGGAGGGCGTGGTCTATGCAAGGCGCGGCGCGGGTGTGTTCGTGACGCAGGTGCCGACGGATTATCCCATCGGCAAGCGCGTGCGCTTTCACCAGAACCTGACGCTGGCGGGGCGGGTGCCTGCCAAGGAAATCCTGTCGCTGGAAACCCGCAGCGCCACGGCGGTCGAACGCAAGACCTTGGCGCTGGCCGAGGGGGATATGGTGCATGATTACGAGGGACTGTCGCTGGCCGATGACCAGCCTGTCGCCCTGTTTCGCAGTGTCTTTCCGGCGGCGCGGTTTCCTGATCTGCTGGCGGACCTGCAAGCGACACGCTCTGTCACGGCGGCGTTACAGCGTGGCGGCGTGGCAGATTACACCCGCGCCTCGACCCGGTTGAAGGCCAAGCTGGCCACGGCGACCCAAGCGCTGCACCTGCGCATCTCCGAGGGCGCACCGGTACTGCACACCACAGGCATCAACGTTGATGCAGGTGGCGTGCCGGTCGAGTTCGGGAATACCTGGTTCGCGGGGGACAGGATCACGCTGACGCTGGAGGGCGGGTAGGGGGATCAGTGGGGTCAGGTGGAGCAAGAAAGCTGTTGATGCTGAAGCGCGCAAGGGATGGATGTACCCAGCCCGAATGTATGTACCGGCTGCTATTCGCAATCGAGAAATTGGCACGATTTCGGAAGTCGCTCATATGTATCCGGCCTGTTGATCGGCTCGTGGGCCGTGGCCTTGATGGGGTTACGCACGCGCCGTGGTCTCATTAGCGGATAGGTCGATTTTGACCATTCGGGCTGTCAGACTCTGGGTGCGTATTTTCTCCGTTCCATGCTGTCCTCTCTTTCGCGAACTCCTTGGTGACCGTGGAAGACGTCAGATCGCTTCCATGGCCGCGTCTCTTGGTGCGTCGAACTGGGTGCCGTGGCGCAGAAGGCTCCAGGCGGTTCGTGCGAGTTTGTTGGCAAGCGCGATGGCCGCCTTGTTTCTGGGCATACGCGCCACCGCCTCGGTCAGCCACGGGCCAAAGCTGAAGTCGGACCAGCGGTGCGGGCGCATCATGATCACTTTAGCCGCCTGCACGAACAGCATCCTCAGGTAGCGACTGCCGCGCTTGGTGATCCGTCCGAGGATCGTTCGCCCGCCGGTGCTGAATTGTCGGGGCACCAGACCAACCCAGGCTGCAAAATCGCGCCCCCTGTCGAACGCCTCACCTTTGCCGACTGCCGCGACCATCGCCGTCGAGATCATTGGCCCGATGCCGGGTATCGTCATGATGTTGGCGCAGTTCTCTTCCGTGCGGCTGATCTCTTCGATCTCGCCGGAGACGTCCCCGATCCGTTTGTCCAGCCAGAGCCAGTCGCCGTAAAGCCCGATCAGGATGCCACGCATTCGAGGTGAGATCTCATCCCGACGCTGTTCGAGGATCGTTTCGAAGGAATTCTTCAGCGCCCGCAGCCCCGACCTGACGGTGATCCCCTGCTCGATCAGGAAGGCCCGGATCTGGTTGATGGTGGCCGTGCGCCGCGAAACCAGCCGTGCCCGGACCCGGTGCAGGGCCTGAAGGTCGAGCTGATCTTGGTCCTTTTCTGAAACGGTCCGAAGGTTGGGTCGCAACGCAGCTTCTGCGATCGCCTCCGCGTCGTTGTAATCGTTCTTCTGGCCCTTGTTGAACGGCTTCACGTAAATTGCCGGTATGATCCGCGGCTCGAACCCCATGCTCCGCAGCGTTCGGCTGACAAAATGGGCGCTGAGGCAAGCCTCCATTCCCACGATGCAGCGTGGGAGTTGCTCGAAAGTGGCATTCAGAGCCAAGCGCTTGATCTGCTTTCGGATGACCAGTTGGCCGGACCGGTCGAATCCGACCAGGTGAAACGTATCCTTCCCGATGTCGATCCCGACGACGGCAAGGTCTTCCAAACTTCCTGTCTTCTTTGCACACATGGCTACTTCTCCTTGTTGCGCGGTTGATCCCAGTTAAAGATAACCCAACGTTGGGGGAAGCAGCCGGCACATCCCATTAGCGGATCCACAGCCCTCGGCTCGAAATTTGCGATAGCTGACCTTCACCGCGCGGGTCGCGAACTGGTAAGATGCGGACTTTGCTGCCGTTCGCTGCGGCTGCACCAATGTCCGCATCTCACCACGCCGTTCATGTTTGAGCGGTCAAGTTGAGATCGTTGCATAAGGTCTCCGAGTTGATCAAAATCAGCCTCACAAATAAATTGAAAACTAACAAAGCTGGTTGAAGCCATAATCCATGAAAAAAATTCTTATGATTGCCGTAGCCGCATTCGTCATCTCAACCATGTCGGCACAAGCATGTAGGATGGCTACCGCCCTAAACATTGAAGATGTCTCATTTGCCGACGTCGTTGTTATCGGGACCGTCGAGAATTATGAGATAGTAAGAGATGTGGCCTTTCGCGAAGGAATGCTCTCAAATCCAGACCTGTCCGACAACCTTCGAGAATTGTACTCAGACCCAAACCAATCACTCCTAGGTGATTATGCACGATTTGAAGTGCTGGTTAGTGAGACAATCGTCGGAGGCGTTCCTCAGCGCTTCATGGCTACTTGGGATAATTCGACTTTTGGGGAGCCCGCATCGTTGTCCACCGAGCAACTTCTCATGGCATTTAGATATGCGCAAACGCCAATGCCGCCCCTACAAGGGCCAAGTGCAACAGTATTGCCGAATCCGGAGCCGCAACTACTGACAATCTTGCAGGCTCCGTGTGCTCCACCGTTCTTGTTTAGTAGCTCATCTGAGGCTGCCCAAAATGTTAGGGAAATCCTAGAGGTGAACCCTTAGCAACTCGGCCTTTGCAAGGGTTCCATTCTATCAATTCCCTCAAAGAACAAACAGTTCCAACGCCTTTTGTGATCAAGGCTGTTGAAAGTGGCGACGCTTAGTTGCCATTCGCTGCACTGCAAAAGACAGTCAACATGGGCTCACAGCCGCCGTTCGCCGCACTCTACACGAATGGCCGCTGTCGGGAAATGGCACAGACTTTGCAAACTCCACTTCCTGCGCATTGCGGTGTTCGTCTATGACGCAGCATACCACCGCCTTTCGCCCCGGTTGCATTCGCTCGGATGACGGGTTCGGTCCGGAAATGTGGTTCACAAAGGGCTCCCCCAATTGATCAGCATTTCCTCAACGGCATGTTGTGTTTCAAGCCTTGGCTGCACTGCCGAAGACCAGCCCGACTGCCCGTTGTGGGGTCAGGATGCTTTGAGCGTGACAGGCGGCGCGGCTTCTTGGGGGTGGCCTTGCGGTTATTCGTCCAGAAATGCCACCTGTTGCGCTCGCATCGCAAAGATATCCTTGTCGTCCACGATCTCGACATCGTCCAGACATACGATCTGGTCACGTTTCAGGGGGCGTTTCAGTTTGATGTGGTGCGCCAGACCGATCGGCAGGGCGTTCAGGCGGTGGGACTGGCGGGCGGGGATCGCTTTGGCCCAGACTTTGAAGCCGCCTTCGCCGTCCAGATAATCACCGGCGGCAAAGTCGCCCTTGGATGTGGCCACCGCATCGCCGCGCCAGCGGGTGGATGATCCTGTGGCCTCGCCGCGCAAACAGGCCGACAGCACCGAAACGGATGTTTCCAGCCCGATCAGGTGAAAGGGGCGCCACATCGAGCCGTACCAGCCTGTGGGATCTGTCAGCAGGCCGTATTGCTGGAAACAGGCGCGGGTGTAGTCGTCGGGCGCGCGAAAGGTCACGAACATGCCGTATTGGATGTTGTTCAGCACCACGCGCCCGTCGGGTTCGCGGCTGGATGCGATGTCGACCAGCCCCGGTTTGGCCAGCCTGCCGCCTTCGCTTTCGGGGCGGAACACTGTCGCCAGATCGTGCAGCCCTGCGGGATGGAAGGCCAGCCCGTCGTCCGGACAATCAAGGCCGGTGGCATTGGCGACAGCGGCCATTTCGATGGCGGCCTTGGTCCCGTCGGTGAACGAATTGTACATCTTGGGGTTAAAGTCGCCTGCGGCCACTTCTTCGTCGCTCCATCCGAAAAAGTCCCAGACCGTGTCGGGGGTAGAATAGCGGTAGGGCGGGGCAAAGTTCATGCCCTTGCCTGCGGCACACAGTTCGAATCCGCAGGCGTGGACCCAATCGACCAACTCGCAGATAGCGGCGGGCTGGTCGCCATAGGCCATGGAATAGACCACGCCCTGCTGCGCTGCGCGGTGTGCCAGAACGGCGCCGCATAGAACGTCGGCTTCGACGTTGACCATAATCACATGCTTGCCCGCGTCGATGGCGGCCAGCGCGTGACGGGTGCCTGCCAGCGGGTGGCCGGTTGCTTCGAGGATACATTCGATATCACCGCAGGCCAGCAGGTCTGCGACATCGTCGGTGATGCAGGTGGTGCCGTCGCGCACTGCACCGGCCATGCTGGTGGCGGCGTATCGCTCGGGGGACCAGCCGGTGCGCTCGAACGATCCGCGGGCTTTGTCCACGTCCAGATCGGCGACACCGACCACATGATAGCCGTCGATAAACCGCGCTTGTGCAAGGATCATCGAGCCGAATTTTCCTGCGCCGATCAGGCCGACGCGCACGGGGCGGCCCGCGTCGCGGCGTGCGGCAAGAAGCGATGACAGGTTCATGATGTGTCCTTTCGGTTATGTGTCCGGGGGACGCTAACACGGGGTGCGCGTGACAACATTGAAGCTGTGCTTACCGTGCAGTTAAGAATTTTTAATTGTTTAGCGGGCTGCCCCGATGCCATCTGGTGCCTGAACCAAAGGGGGAGGAGACAGCCATGAACACGGGCACAGCCAAGCATGGATCGAACGTCAGTCTGGCACGGCGCGCATGGGCGATCCGGCGCAACGCGTTGCGCATGGGCGAGGTGCAGGGGCAGGGATATATCGGACAGGCGCTGGGTGTGGCGGATGTGCTGGCGGTGTCCTATTTCCACGCGCTCAGCTATCGCCCCGACGACCCCGAATGGGAAGGGCGCGACCGCTTTCTGCTGTCGATCGGACACTATGCCATCGCGCTGTATTCCGCGATGATCGAGGCAGGTATCCTGCCAGAGAACGAACTGGAAACTTATGGCATGGACGACAGCCGGATGCCGATGTCGGGCATGGCCGCCTATACGCCGGGGATGGAGATCACCGGCGGATCGCTTGGACATGGCTTGGGCATTGCGGTGGGCATGGCGCTGGGGCTGAAGCGTAAAAAGAACCCAGCCTTTGTCTATAACATGCTGTCCGACGGCGAACTGGGCGAAGGATCGACCTGGGAGGCGGTGATGTCTGCCGTGCAGTGGAAACTGGACAACCTGATCGCCATTGTCGATTTCAACAACCAGCAGGCCGACGGACCGACGCGCTCGGCACTGGCGCAGGTGCCCGAGGCGGCGAAATGGCAGGCATTTGGCTGGTATGCGCAAGAGGTCGACGGTAACGATCTGGACGCGGTCGTAGCAGCCTTTGACGCGGCACGGGGCCACGATGGCGCGCAGCCCCGCGTCATCATCTGCAACACCACCATGTGCAAGGGCATTCCGTTTCTGGAAAGCCGTGAGATCACCCATTTTGTACGGGTTGAGCCCGAGGAATGGGCCAAAGCCTTGGAGATTCTGGACGGGGAGAAACCACAATGAAGCCGCAGGAACTGTCGCGCCGCCAGTCGAAATACACCGCCCGCACCGCGCCCGAGGGCGAACGCGTGGCCACATCCGCCATGATCGCGTCGCTGGATGCCGAAGGACGCGACACCATAGCCGCCCCCTTTGGTCACGCACTGGTGGATCTGGCCAAAACCCGCGAAGACATTGTGGGGTTGACGGCGGATCTGTCAAAATACACCGACCTGCATATTTTTGCCAAAGCGTACCCCGACCGGTTTTACCAGATGGGTATGGCCGAGGCGGTGATGATAAGCGCCGCCGCCGGACTGGCACGCGAGGGGTTCACGCCCTTTGCCACCACCTATGCGGTGTTTGCGTCGCGCCGCGCCTATGATTTCATCATCATGGCGATTGCCGAAGAAAACCTGCCGGTCAAGATTGTCTGCGCCCTGCCCGGACTGACCACAGGCTATGGCCCCAGCCATCAGGCGACCGAGGATCTGGCGATCATGCGCGGGATGCCCAACCTGACCATCATTGATCCGTGCGATGCGGTCGAGATCGATCAGGCCACGCGCGTCATCGCCGACACGCCGGGGCCGGTCTATATGCGGCTGCTGCGGGGGCAGGTGCCGGACGTGCTGGGCGAATATGGCTATCAGTTCAAGCTGGGCCGCGCGCAGATGATCCGCGACGGGCGTGATGTGCTGTTTGTGTCGTCGGGGCTGATGACCATGCGCACGCTGGACGCGGCCAAAGCGCTGCAAAAGGACGGTGTCGATTGCGCGGTGCTGCATGTGCCGACGATCAAGCCGCTGGATGTCCAGACCATCATCGCCGAGGCGTCAAAGGGCGGGCGGCTGGTGGTCACGGCCGAGAACCATTCGGTCACCGGCGGTCTGGGCGAGGCAGTGGCCGCGACCCTGATGCGGGCGGGGGTGCATGTGCCCTTCCGCCAGATCGGTCTGCCGGATGCGTTTCTGGATGCGGGGGCGCTGCCCACGTTGCACGACCAATACGGTATTTCGGTCAGCGCGGTTACGGCTGCGGTGAAATCATGGCTTTGAGGGGAATAAGATGAAACTTCTGGATGGAATGACGGCGATCATCACCGGTGCTGCCAGTCCGCGCGGGTTGGGCAAGGCCACGGCGCGGCTGTTTGCGCAGCATGGCGCGCGGGTGGCGATACTGGATCTGGATGCGGACGAGGCGGCAGAGGCCGCAGCGGACCTGCCGGGGCAGGGGCACACCTGGGGCGTGTGCGATGTGACCGACAAGGTGGCTTGCGAGACCGTGGCGGCGGATATTATTGCGCAGTGGGGGCAGGTGGATATTCTGGTGAACAACGCCGGTATCACCCAGCCGCTGAAGCTGATGGAGATTGCGCCGCACAACTACGACGCGGTGCTGGACGTGAACCTGCGCGGCACCTTGTATATGTCCCAAGCGGTGATCCCGCATATGCGGACGCGCGGGCAAGGCAGCATCATCAACCTGTCGTCGGTGTCGGCCCAGCGGGGCGGCGGCATCTTTGGCGGGCCGCATTATTCCGCCGCAAAAGCGGGGATACTGGGGCTGACCAAGGCGATGGCCCGCGAACTGGCACCCGCAGGCGTGCGGTCAAACGCGATCTGTCCGGGGTTCATCGCCACGGACATCACCGCAGGCAAACTGACCGACGAGATGCGCGCGCAAGTGCTGGAGGGTATCCCGATGGGCCGCGCAGGCACAGCGGACGACGTAGCGGGCTGTGCGTTGTTTCTGGCATCCAGCCTGTCGGCCTATGTGACGGGGACCGAAGTGGACGTGAATGGCGGTTCGCTGATCCATTAGGGGATTTGAATCTGGGAGTTTCACGGGCACGCCGAAACGTTCCGGGGGAAAACCGCAGCGAGGGTCCGATTTGAACCCGCTGCGATCTGTCTAACCGTAGTGTCGATAGACTAGATCTGAGGGATCAGGCCGTTGCGCGTTCGCATCCAGCGTCGCACCGAGCCTTTCCGCCAACCGAGCTGATCGAGCGTTTTCAGGGTCGATGTAACTCACCAGCGTCGTGAGGTGCCTGACGTCTCGACACCAGGTCCGGAGGGCGGTTGCAGCTTCGTATGCGACGCCGCGACCCTCCGCCTCAGGATAGAGTAGCCAGCCCAGTTCCCATTCTGGGAAGAGCGGCCCTGAATTGATTCCAACTTGTCCGAGGCATTCGCCGTCGGCAGTGTTCTCAATCATAAGACCACCGCACCCGAACAGGCTCCATTGAGCGTGATCGGAACAAAACATTCCCCAAGCACCGGCGAGGGAGAAAGGCCCACCCATGTAGATTGATCGGTCTGAAGTCATAACACGATGATAGCCGGTCCAGTCTTCTGCTCGCATAGGCCGCAAGGTCAGGCGGGGGGTCTTAAGCGTAGGAATCACAGTCATAGGTAGCCCTTTTTGTCATGCTTAGGATATCCTCATCACAGATCAATGTCGGCTTCGTTCTGCACAACAGCCATAGTCTACCTGCAAACTCAGGGTCGTTTCGGCGTGGGGTTGGCAGGAGGATTCGGCCTTCCAACTTCGGTGGATGTCACTGGTATTGCCCCCTAAAGCGGGCGTTGCTGCCATGCCGCTTGCGGGATGATGTCTTCGACTTGCATCCCGTGGAGCGCCATCAGAGCGGCCATATCGTTTGCGTGGGCTGCGGCCTGCGCCTCGGCCCAGCCCAGAAAAACCTGAATGGGGCGGCGTTTGACAAAACGTGCGGGGCAGCGGGCCCAATGGGCGGGGAAGCGCAGCACCGGCAGATGCGGGCAGACCGGCACCAGTTGCCCCGCCTGCATTTCTGCCGTGGCCAGCGCCATTGATTCCAGCACAACGCCCGCACCGTCCAGTGCAAGCTGGATCGCCATCGACGAGCGGTCCATCAGCACGGTCTTGCGGTTGTTGGCCCCCGTCACGTCATTGTGCCACAGCCAGAAATCCCATTGCACATGCGCGCGCGGGCTGTCGATCAGGCGGGCGTGCGACAGCGGGTCGCCGGCGGGCAGGCTGGCCAGATAATCGGGATGCGCCAGCGGCAGGATGTGATCGTGAACCAGCGGTTTGCACCACAGCCCCGGCCAGTCGCCGGTGCCATAGCGGATGTCCATGTCCATGATCTCGCGGTCGAAATCGGTGGGGTCGGGGGCGGCATCCACGCGCAGATCCCAGTCGGGATAGCGTGTCAGAAAATCGGCCAGACGTGGCCCCAGCCAGCGCACGCCAAAGCTGGGCGAGACGCGCAGGTTCAGCCGGTGCGAGGTGCGGGTGCGGCCCAGATTGGTCTGCGCGTCGGTCAGCATCCGCAGGGCGGTGCCTGCGGTCTGGGCCAGCAATTCGCCCTCCAGTGTCAGGCTGAGCACGCGGCCGGTGCGGCGGAACAATTTGACGCCCAACTGCTGTTCCAGCAGTTTGATCTGCTGGCTGACGGCAGAGGGCGAGACGGACATTTCCTCGGCGGCGCGGGCCAGACTGCCGCGCCGTGCCACGGCTTCGAAATAGGGGAGCGCGTGCAGGTTGGGGGCGCGGCTCATGGTGGCCGCGCTCGGTCCGGGCCTGTGTCGGTGGAGGTGTTGGCGTCCAGTTCTTGCCGGATCACGTCGATGATGTCTTCGCCCAGATTGTCGAGATGCACGCCAATGGCTGCGCGAATCTTGTCGGGATCATGGGCGCGTAGGGCCGTAACGATGTCGCGGTGGTGTGAAATCACCCGCTCGCGGTTGCGCCGTTTGACCGCTGCCAGAAATCGTGAACGCCAGAGCCGCGCCAGAAAGGTGCGATGAATCTCGGCCAGCGGTGCATTGTGCGAGGCCCGCGCGATGGCCGAATGAAAGCTCATGTCGATCTCGAACAGGTCCAGCGGGTCTGCGGTGTCAAACAGGTCTGCCATCTGGTCGACGATCTGTTCGATCTCGACGATGTCTTCTTCGGTGGCCCGGTGGCACGCCAGTTCGCCCGACAGCTTTTCCACAGCCAGCAACACTTCGACCTCGTCCGAGACCTGTTTGATCGAGGGGATCGACACGATCGGGCTGCGGGCGGGGCGCAGGTCGACCAGACCTTCTTTGGCCAGAATTCGCACCGCTTCGCGCAGCGGTGTGCGGCTTACGCCCATCTCGGTTGCGTTGTCGCGTTCTTTGATGCTGGCGCCGGGTGCAAGCTTGCCGCGCAAGATATTGCGGCGCAGCTGGTTCGCGATCTGCTCGGACAGTGGGTTTTCCGTCATGCTGTGTCCATCAAGAGGGGAGACCAAAGGGGGTACCGTAAGCCATACGGGCAGGTCTTGTTCGGAATTTGGTATACCGAAATCTGTTGATTGTCGATATGCGACTCGCTAGGGTCGCTCAAGATGGTATACCATCTTAGCCAACTTCTGGTTGTAAGATGTTGGAATGAAAAAGCGGGCGGCGTAAATGTCGCTTAGGGAGGAAAGACACTATGAAACTCAAGACACTTTTGATGTCGACTGCGGCGGCTGCCATGGTTGCCGGCACTGCATTTGCCGAGGATGTGACACTGCGCATCCAGACCCACTATGCGACCGAACATCCCACAGGCAAGCTGCTGGCCCAATGGATCGACGATGTACAGACCATGTCCGATGGCGGCATCACGGTTGAAATGTTCTATTCTTCTTCGGTGGTTGCGACCACCGAGACATGGGACGCCGCAATCAACGGCATCCTTGACTGCGACGCGACGGGCGGCGCCTATCAGACCGGCAAGAACCCTGCGTTCCAGTTCGTCGGTGACATCATGGGCGGCTATGACACGCCTTGGCAGCAGTACAGCTGGCTGTATTACGGTGACGGCTATGCCGCCGCACAAGAGCTTTATAACGCACAGGGTATGCAGCTGATCGGCTGGTCGATTTACGGTCAGGAATCACTGTCTTCGTCCAAGCCGCTGGCAGGCTTTGAGGACATCAAAGGCTGGAAATTCCGTTCGCCTCCCGGCATGGAGACCGAAATTTTCCAAGAGTTGGGCGCATCGCCCATCGTGATGGATTTCACCGAAATCTTTACCGCGCTTGAAACAGGTATCATCGACGGTGCCGACGCATCCGGTCTGGCCAACAACGTGGGCCTTGGACTTTATGACATCGTGAAACACGCCACCTATCCCGGCTTTCACTCGATGCCGTCGGACCATCTGGCGTGTAATCAGGACGTTTGGGATGGTTTGACCGAGCAGCAGCGTCGCATCATAGACACCGCATGGCAAAAGTTGTCGTTCCAGGTTGCCCTGGCCAACGAAAAAGCCAACGCCGAAGCCGCCGCCGCGCTGCAGGAACAGGGTGTGACACTGTATGACTGGTCGCCCGAAGATCGCGCCGAGTTCCGTCGCGCAGCCCAGGTTGCATGGGACGACTGGGGCACACGTTCGCCCGAGGCAGCCGCATTGCTGGAAAGCCACAAGACCTACCTCAAGCAGTTGGGTCTGCTGAGCGGAGAGTGATCTGATACAAGACGAACGTCTGACGTCAACACCGAAGGCGGGCCTGATTGGCCCGCCTTCTTTCACCGGATTGTAGACGTCCGGGAACACCATGTGGGGAGACAGGTGATGCAGGGAAATTCGCTTTGGCTGGGCCGGATGCGCGCGCCAATCAAAACGGCGATGATGGGGTTCGTAGGGCTGACGGTTGTGCTTTATGTGCTGCTGATCGGGCAACGGCTGTTTTTGGAAGAATCCTACGGGATGTACGAGATGATCCGACCCGCAGGCAGGCCGCTGGTGCAGGTGATGCTGGTCAGTCTGATCGCGGCGCTTGTATTTGCCTCGCTGTTTTTGTCGGACACCAGGGGTGCGATTGAAACATCCCCCGACGGGTTCTTTGATCTGGTGTCGGTGGTGCTGGGGCGACTGGCGATGATCATGACGACCTTTGTGGTGCTGGTCATGTTCTACGAGGTCGTGTCGCGCTATGTGTTTGCCAGTCCGACGCTGTGGGCGAACGAGCTTTCACTTTGGATCGCGGCCTTTGTGTTCTTGCTGTCGGGGCTGTATGCCATGCAGCAGCGCAGCCACATCCGCATCTACATTATCTACAACATGATGCCCCGCTGGGCGCGAAAGGCGTCTGACACGGTTTCGGTTCTGCTGATCGTGGGCTTTACCTTTGCGTTGGTCTGGGGCGGCTACACGGATGCCTCCAAGCGGTTCTTGCGGATGGAAACATTCGGCACAGCATGGGATCCGCCAATTCCGGGCACCATTAAGCCCGCCATTTTGCTGCTGATTGTCATTGTGGCCATTCAGGCCGTGTCGAATCTGATTGCCGATTGGCACAAAGATCCAGAAGCACACACCCCTATGGATGAGATCGACGAGACAGAGATCGAAAACATTCGCCGCACGTTGAAAGAGGACTGATACTATGGTCGATATCGGCACCCTTTCCCTGATCATTCTGCTGGCGATGTTTGCGCTGCTGGCGATTGGTATGCCTTTGGGCTTTGCCTCGGCCTTTCTGGCTGTTGTGACGCTTGCTTTGAAATTCCCGCCCGACCTGTTGTTCGGCACCTTCGGGCGTGGCCCGTTGTCGGTGCTGGGGCAGGCGGTGTACCGGCAGATGACGAACTATGTTCTTATCTCCGTGCCGTTATTTATCTTTATGGCGGCGATGCTGGAACGATCTGGCATTGCGCGGGATATGTATTCGTCGCTGAACGTCTGGCTGAGTCAGGTGCGCGGCGGCATCGCCATTGTGACGTCAATCA encodes:
- a CDS encoding TRAP transporter small permease subunit yields the protein MQGNSLWLGRMRAPIKTAMMGFVGLTVVLYVLLIGQRLFLEESYGMYEMIRPAGRPLVQVMLVSLIAALVFASLFLSDTRGAIETSPDGFFDLVSVVLGRLAMIMTTFVVLVMFYEVVSRYVFASPTLWANELSLWIAAFVFLLSGLYAMQQRSHIRIYIIYNMMPRWARKASDTVSVLLIVGFTFALVWGGYTDASKRFLRMETFGTAWDPPIPGTIKPAILLLIVIVAIQAVSNLIADWHKDPEAHTPMDEIDETEIENIRRTLKED
- a CDS encoding TRAP transporter substrate-binding protein, with the translated sequence MKLKTLLMSTAAAAMVAGTAFAEDVTLRIQTHYATEHPTGKLLAQWIDDVQTMSDGGITVEMFYSSSVVATTETWDAAINGILDCDATGGAYQTGKNPAFQFVGDIMGGYDTPWQQYSWLYYGDGYAAAQELYNAQGMQLIGWSIYGQESLSSSKPLAGFEDIKGWKFRSPPGMETEIFQELGASPIVMDFTEIFTALETGIIDGADASGLANNVGLGLYDIVKHATYPGFHSMPSDHLACNQDVWDGLTEQQRRIIDTAWQKLSFQVALANEKANAEAAAALQEQGVTLYDWSPEDRAEFRRAAQVAWDDWGTRSPEAAALLESHKTYLKQLGLLSGE